The Flavobacterium jumunjinense genome includes a region encoding these proteins:
- the fabG gene encoding 3-oxoacyl-[acyl-carrier-protein] reductase, with the protein MKLLEGKVVIITGASRGIGKGIAEVFAKNGANVAFTYSSSAASAQELENELNALGVKSKGYQSNAANFDESQKLVEDVLTDFGTVDILINNAGITKDNLLMRMSEEDYDKVIEINLKSVFNMTKAVQKTMLKNRKGSIINMSSVVGVKGNAGQANYAASKAGMIGFTKSIALELGSRNIRCNAIAPGFIETEMTAKLNEDVVKGWRESIPLRRGGSPEDVANVCVFLASDMSAYVTGQVINVDGGMLT; encoded by the coding sequence ATGAAATTATTAGAAGGAAAAGTAGTTATAATAACTGGGGCAAGCCGTGGTATCGGTAAAGGAATAGCTGAAGTATTTGCTAAAAATGGGGCTAATGTAGCTTTTACATATAGCTCTTCTGCTGCTTCTGCACAAGAATTAGAGAATGAATTAAATGCTTTAGGAGTAAAATCTAAAGGATATCAATCTAACGCAGCAAATTTTGATGAATCTCAAAAATTAGTTGAAGATGTACTTACCGATTTTGGTACAGTAGATATTTTAATCAACAATGCTGGTATTACAAAAGATAACTTATTGATGAGAATGAGTGAAGAAGATTACGATAAAGTAATTGAAATCAACTTAAAATCTGTTTTCAATATGACAAAAGCAGTTCAAAAAACAATGCTTAAAAACAGAAAAGGTTCTATTATTAACATGAGTAGCGTTGTTGGTGTTAAAGGTAACGCAGGACAGGCAAATTATGCAGCTTCTAAAGCAGGAATGATTGGATTTACAAAATCGATTGCCTTAGAATTAGGTTCTCGTAATATTCGTTGCAATGCAATTGCTCCTGGTTTTATTGAAACAGAAATGACTGCAAAATTAAATGAAGATGTTGTTAAAGGATGGAGAGAATCAATTCCTTTAAGAAGAGGTGGTTCTCCTGAAGATGTTGCTAATGTATGCGTGTTTTTAGCGTCAGACATGAGTGCTTACGTTACTGGACAAGTTATTAATGTTGACGGTGGAATGTTAACATAG
- a CDS encoding cytochrome-c peroxidase: MKTNRVLLFLFVFSIISCNNDSDDGYENIVSYPSILATFGNTIDTDNLDNYANQTIPNYITKDNGLINPITDKGATLGRVLFYDKKLSSSNSIACASCHKQSNAFGDNVIASTGVNGTTGRHSMRLINARFSNETKFFWDERATTLEIQTTMPIKDHGEMGFSGTNGDLSFNDLIIKLNEVAYYKELFSFVYGSEEITEIKIQNALAQFIRSIQSFDSKYDAGRALVANDNQAFSNFTQQENLGKNLFLSPPQFDGSGSRIGGGVGCAGCHRAPEFDIDPNTLNNGIIGTINGTGIDLTNTRAPSLRDLVNPNGILNTTLMHTGNIPNLQAAIGHYNTINLAPGNTNLDARLQPGGNGQQLNMTGAEMSALQAFLITLSGSDVYTNSKWSSPF, encoded by the coding sequence ATGAAAACTAATCGAGTACTATTATTTTTATTTGTTTTTTCAATTATATCTTGTAATAATGATTCTGACGATGGTTATGAAAATATTGTAAGTTATCCTAGTATCCTGGCTACATTTGGAAATACAATTGATACCGATAATTTAGATAATTACGCAAATCAAACAATTCCTAATTACATAACTAAAGACAATGGTTTAATAAACCCTATAACGGATAAAGGTGCAACATTAGGACGAGTGTTGTTTTATGATAAAAAATTATCCTCCAGTAACTCAATTGCTTGCGCAAGTTGTCATAAACAATCTAATGCGTTTGGAGATAATGTAATAGCAAGTACAGGAGTAAATGGAACAACAGGTAGACATTCAATGCGTTTAATTAATGCTAGATTTTCTAATGAAACAAAATTCTTTTGGGACGAAAGAGCTACAACTTTAGAGATTCAAACCACTATGCCTATTAAAGATCATGGAGAAATGGGATTTAGTGGAACTAATGGGGATTTATCTTTTAATGATTTAATTATAAAATTAAATGAAGTAGCGTATTATAAAGAGTTGTTCAGTTTCGTTTATGGCTCTGAAGAGATTACAGAAATTAAAATTCAAAATGCTTTAGCACAATTTATAAGAAGTATTCAATCTTTTGACTCAAAATATGATGCTGGAAGAGCTCTAGTAGCAAATGATAATCAAGCATTTTCAAATTTTACGCAACAAGAAAATTTAGGTAAAAATTTATTTTTATCACCACCTCAGTTTGATGGATCTGGTTCACGTATTGGTGGTGGAGTTGGTTGTGCTGGCTGTCATAGGGCACCAGAATTTGACATAGACCCAAACACATTAAATAATGGAATAATTGGAACTATAAATGGGACAGGAATAGATTTAACCAATACACGAGCACCTTCATTAAGAGATTTAGTAAATCCTAACGGTATATTGAACACAACATTAATGCATACTGGAAATATTCCAAATCTTCAGGCTGCTATAGGTCATTATAATACAATTAATTTAGCTCCTGGCAATACAAATCTTGATGCAAGATTACAACCCGGAGGAAATGGACAACAACTCAATATGACTGGAGCAGAAATGAGTGCATTACAAGCATTTCTAATTACTTTATCAGGTTCTGATGTTTACACAAATTCTAAATGGAGCTCTCCATTTTAA
- the sucD gene encoding succinate--CoA ligase subunit alpha translates to MSVLVNKDSKIIVQGFTGSEGTFHASQMIEYGTNVVGGVTPGKGGTSHLDRPVFNTVQEAVDKAGADTSIIFVPPAFAADAIMEAADAGIKVIICITEGIPVADMIKAYDYIQSRDCRLVGPNCPGVITPGEAKVGIMPGFVFKKGKVGIVSKSGTLTYEAADQVVKQGLGITTAIGIGGDPIIGTTTKEAVELLMNDPETEIIIMIGEIGGQLEADAARWVKADGNRKPVVGFIAGETAPKGRTMGHAGAIVGGADDTAEAKKRIMRENGIHVVDSPAEIGKKVKEVLG, encoded by the coding sequence ATGAGTGTTTTAGTAAATAAAGATTCAAAAATAATAGTTCAAGGTTTTACAGGTAGCGAAGGAACTTTCCACGCTTCTCAAATGATTGAATACGGAACAAATGTTGTTGGTGGTGTAACTCCAGGAAAAGGGGGAACTTCACATTTAGATAGACCTGTTTTTAATACAGTTCAAGAAGCTGTAGATAAAGCTGGTGCTGATACTTCAATTATATTTGTACCACCTGCATTTGCTGCCGATGCTATTATGGAAGCAGCTGATGCTGGAATTAAAGTAATTATTTGTATTACGGAAGGAATTCCTGTTGCAGATATGATTAAAGCATATGACTATATTCAATCTAGAGATTGTCGTTTAGTTGGACCTAACTGTCCAGGTGTAATTACTCCAGGAGAAGCAAAAGTTGGAATTATGCCAGGTTTTGTATTCAAAAAAGGTAAAGTAGGTATTGTTTCTAAATCAGGAACATTAACTTATGAAGCAGCTGATCAAGTTGTTAAACAAGGTTTAGGAATAACAACTGCTATTGGAATTGGTGGAGATCCAATTATTGGAACTACTACTAAAGAAGCAGTAGAATTATTAATGAACGATCCAGAAACTGAAATCATCATTATGATTGGTGAAATTGGTGGACAATTAGAAGCAGATGCTGCTCGTTGGGTAAAAGCTGATGGTAACCGCAAACCAGTTGTTGGTTTTATCGCTGGTGAAACTGCTCCTAAAGGTAGAACTATGGGTCATGCTGGTGCAATTGTTGGTGGAGCTGATGATACAGCAGAAGCTAAAAAACGTATCATGAGAGAAAACGGAATTCACGTTGTTGATTCTCCTGCAGAAATCGGTAAAAAAGTAAAAGAAGTTTTAGGATAA
- a CDS encoding nuclear transport factor 2 family protein has product MTNKELIQKIYLEDGIRDSETLEKYFHQDIVLEWTSSDGDLVLHKNDIIKISKELFSNYSASYIDITHLIEQDNQVVIRYNHKVATIENPDEIMLIAKFIVIWEFENGKIIKGYQISQPL; this is encoded by the coding sequence ATGACAAATAAAGAGCTTATTCAAAAAATATACCTAGAAGATGGTATTAGAGATTCTGAAACTCTAGAAAAATATTTTCATCAGGATATTGTTTTAGAATGGACAAGTTCTGATGGAGATTTAGTGTTGCATAAAAACGATATAATTAAAATTTCTAAGGAATTATTTTCAAATTATAGTGCATCATATATAGATATTACTCATTTAATTGAACAAGATAATCAAGTAGTAATAAGGTATAATCATAAGGTTGCTACTATTGAAAATCCCGATGAAATAATGTTAATTGCTAAATTTATAGTGATTTGGGAGTTCGAAAATGGTAAAATAATAAAAGGCTATCAAATAAGTCAACCTCTTTAA
- a CDS encoding UDP-3-O-(3-hydroxymyristoyl)glucosamine N-acyltransferase has protein sequence MKFNRKHSLKEIATLINSEFVGDEDFPVLGMNEIHVVSSGDIVFVDHPKYYDKALESAATIILINKEVDCPQGKALLISDDPFRDFNTLTKHFRPFQYANVSISDSAAIGKNTLIQPNCFVGNNVTIGDNCIIHSNVSIYDNTVIGNNVIISAGTILGADAFYYKKRPDGFDQLLSSGRVVVEDNVGIGALCTIDKGVTGDTTIGEGTKIDNQVHVGHDTVIGKKCLIAAQTGIAGCVIVEDEVTLWGQVGTTSGITIGTKAVVMGQTGVTKSIDGGKTYFGTPIEESREKLKQLANIKKIPQILDQLKKDDK, from the coding sequence ATGAAATTCAATAGAAAACATAGTCTAAAAGAAATAGCAACATTAATAAATTCTGAATTTGTTGGTGATGAAGATTTTCCTGTTCTTGGTATGAATGAGATTCATGTTGTCTCATCTGGTGATATCGTTTTTGTAGATCATCCGAAATACTATGATAAAGCTTTAGAATCAGCAGCTACAATTATTTTAATCAATAAAGAAGTCGATTGTCCACAAGGAAAAGCATTATTAATCTCTGATGATCCTTTTAGAGATTTCAATACATTAACGAAACATTTTAGACCATTTCAATATGCAAATGTTTCCATTTCAGATTCAGCTGCAATAGGAAAAAACACTCTCATTCAACCTAATTGTTTTGTAGGTAATAATGTTACAATTGGAGATAATTGTATAATACATTCTAATGTTTCAATCTATGATAACACAGTTATAGGAAATAATGTAATTATTAGTGCAGGAACTATTTTAGGAGCAGATGCTTTTTATTACAAAAAAAGACCGGATGGATTTGATCAATTACTTTCTTCAGGAAGAGTAGTGGTTGAAGATAATGTAGGTATTGGTGCACTTTGTACAATAGATAAAGGTGTTACAGGTGATACAACCATCGGTGAAGGAACAAAAATTGACAATCAAGTTCATGTTGGACATGATACAGTTATTGGAAAAAAATGTTTAATTGCTGCTCAAACTGGAATTGCGGGTTGTGTAATTGTTGAAGATGAAGTAACACTTTGGGGACAAGTTGGAACAACAAGCGGAATAACAATAGGTACTAAAGCCGTTGTTATGGGACAAACAGGTGTAACAAAGTCTATAGATGGAGGAAAAACCTATTTTGGAACACCAATTGAAGAATCTAGAGAGAAATTGAAGCAATTGGCCAATATTAAAAAAATTCCTCAAATTTTAGATCAATTAAAAAAAGATGACAAATAA
- the efp gene encoding elongation factor P — MASTSDIRNGLCIKYNHDIYKIIEFLHVKPGKGPAFVRTKLKSLTNGKVLDNTFSAGHKIDVVRVETHTFQFLYAEGQDYHFMNTESFEQIFLNKDVLDAPDLLKEGENVMIQVNTETDLPLSVDMAASVILEVTYTEPGVKGNTATNATKPATVETGASVNVPLFINEGDKIKIDTASGKYMERV; from the coding sequence ATGGCAAGTACTTCAGATATTAGAAACGGACTTTGTATTAAATACAATCACGATATTTATAAAATTATTGAATTTCTTCACGTTAAACCAGGAAAAGGTCCTGCATTCGTAAGAACTAAATTAAAATCGTTAACAAACGGAAAAGTTTTAGATAATACTTTTTCAGCAGGTCATAAAATTGATGTTGTAAGGGTTGAAACACATACTTTTCAATTTTTATATGCAGAAGGTCAAGATTATCACTTCATGAATACAGAGTCATTTGAACAAATCTTTTTAAATAAAGATGTTTTAGATGCTCCAGATTTATTAAAAGAAGGAGAAAATGTAATGATTCAGGTAAATACTGAAACAGATTTACCATTATCTGTAGACATGGCAGCTTCAGTTATTTTAGAAGTAACCTATACAGAACCAGGAGTTAAAGGTAATACAGCAACAAATGCTACAAAGCCTGCAACAGTTGAAACTGGAGCTTCAGTAAATGTACCTTTATTTATTAACGAAGGAGACAAAATTAAAATTGATACAGCTTCTGGTAAATACATGGAGCGCGTATAA
- the lpxA gene encoding acyl-ACP--UDP-N-acetylglucosamine O-acyltransferase, which produces MNQPLAYVHPGAKIARNVVIDPFTTIHNNVIVGEGTWIGSNVTIMEGARIGKNCNIFPGAVISAVPQDLKFGGEDSLAIIGDNTTIRECVTINRGTIASGQTKIGDNCLIMATAHIAHDCQIGNNAIIVNGVALAGHVTIGDFAIIGGLAAIHQFISVGEHAMVSGGSLVRKDVPPFTKAAKEPLSYVGINSVGLRRRGFSTEKIREIQDIYRILYQKNYNTTQALSIIEAEMEATPERDDIIQFIRNSSRGVMKGYTGTI; this is translated from the coding sequence ATGAATCAACCACTAGCATACGTTCATCCTGGAGCTAAAATTGCAAGAAATGTAGTAATTGATCCGTTTACAACCATACATAATAATGTAATTGTTGGAGAAGGAACTTGGATAGGTTCAAATGTAACCATAATGGAAGGTGCAAGAATCGGTAAAAATTGTAATATTTTTCCGGGAGCTGTAATTTCTGCTGTTCCTCAAGATTTAAAATTTGGAGGAGAAGATTCATTAGCTATTATTGGTGATAATACTACTATTAGAGAGTGTGTTACTATAAACAGAGGTACAATTGCTTCTGGACAAACTAAAATTGGTGATAATTGTTTAATTATGGCAACGGCACATATTGCACACGATTGTCAAATTGGTAATAATGCAATTATTGTTAACGGTGTTGCTTTAGCAGGACACGTTACTATTGGAGATTTTGCAATTATTGGAGGTTTGGCTGCAATACATCAATTCATTTCTGTTGGTGAACATGCGATGGTTTCTGGAGGTTCATTGGTAAGAAAAGATGTTCCACCATTTACTAAGGCAGCTAAAGAGCCACTATCTTATGTTGGAATTAACTCTGTAGGATTAAGAAGAAGAGGTTTTTCAACTGAAAAAATTAGAGAAATTCAAGATATTTATAGAATTTTATATCAAAAAAATTATAATACAACACAGGCTTTAAGTATTATTGAAGCAGAAATGGAAGCAACTCCAGAAAGAGATGATATTATTCAATTTATTAGAAATTCTTCTCGAGGTGTAATGAAAGGTTATACAGGTACAATATAA
- a CDS encoding bifunctional UDP-3-O-[3-hydroxymyristoyl] N-acetylglucosamine deacetylase/3-hydroxyacyl-ACP dehydratase, producing the protein MVKQKTIASEISLTGVGLHTGQEVKMTFKPAPINNGFTFVRVDLEGQPIIEADANYVVNTQRGTNLEKRGVKIQTSEHVLAAFVGCDVDNVIIELNASEPPIMDGSSKYFVEAIEKVGVIEQEGERKIFVVKDVISYTDEVTGSDITIIPSDTYSVTAMVDFGTKVLGTQNASIKNISEFKNEISDSRTFSFLHELEMLLNNGLIKGGDLNNAIVYVDKDISTETMENLKKAFNKESITVKPNGILDNLTLHHPNEAARHKLLDVIGDLALIGTRIQGKVIANKPGHFVNTQFAKKLAKIIKIEERNQVPVYDLNKEPLMDIHQIMKMLPHRPPFLLIDKILELSDSGVVGLKNVTMNEPFFVGHFPDAPVMPGVLIVEAMAQTGGILVLSTVPDPENYLTYFMKIDNVKFKQKVLPGDTLIFKCDLITPIRRGICHMQANAYANGKLVAEAELMAQIVKKQ; encoded by the coding sequence AGAAGGCCAACCAATTATAGAGGCTGATGCAAATTATGTTGTAAATACTCAAAGAGGAACAAATTTAGAGAAAAGAGGAGTTAAAATTCAAACTTCAGAACACGTTCTTGCAGCTTTTGTTGGTTGTGATGTTGATAATGTAATTATTGAGTTAAACGCTTCTGAACCACCTATTATGGACGGTTCTTCTAAGTATTTTGTTGAAGCCATTGAAAAAGTTGGTGTAATTGAACAAGAAGGAGAAAGAAAAATATTTGTTGTAAAAGATGTAATTTCATATACAGATGAAGTTACAGGAAGTGATATAACAATTATACCTAGTGATACATATAGTGTTACTGCAATGGTTGACTTTGGTACAAAAGTACTAGGGACTCAAAATGCTAGCATTAAAAATATAAGTGAATTTAAAAACGAAATTTCAGACAGTAGAACTTTTAGTTTTCTACATGAATTGGAAATGCTTTTAAATAATGGATTAATTAAAGGTGGAGATTTAAATAATGCAATTGTTTATGTAGACAAAGATATTTCTACAGAAACAATGGAAAATTTAAAGAAAGCATTTAATAAAGAATCTATAACTGTTAAACCTAATGGAATTTTAGATAATCTAACGTTACATCATCCAAATGAAGCAGCTAGACATAAATTACTAGATGTTATTGGAGATTTAGCCTTAATTGGAACAAGAATTCAAGGGAAAGTAATAGCAAATAAGCCTGGACATTTTGTAAATACACAATTTGCAAAAAAATTGGCTAAGATTATTAAAATTGAAGAAAGAAATCAAGTTCCTGTTTATGATTTAAACAAAGAACCATTGATGGATATTCATCAAATAATGAAAATGTTACCTCATAGACCTCCGTTTTTATTAATTGATAAGATTTTAGAATTATCAGATAGTGGAGTTGTTGGTTTAAAGAATGTTACAATGAATGAACCATTCTTTGTAGGACATTTTCCAGACGCACCAGTTATGCCAGGAGTTTTAATTGTAGAAGCAATGGCACAAACAGGAGGTATTTTAGTATTAAGTACTGTTCCAGATCCAGAAAATTATTTAACATATTTCATGAAGATTGATAATGTTAAATTCAAACAAAAAGTGTTACCTGGAGATACTTTAATTTTTAAATGTGATTTAATTACTCCAATTAGAAGAGGGATTTGTCATATGCAAGCAAATGCCTATGCAAACGGAAAATTGGTTGCTGAAGCAGAATTAATGGCACAAATAGTTAAAAAACAATAA